Part of the Kitasatospora sp. NBC_01266 genome, TGATCAGCTCGCTCGTCGCCCAGATGGGGGTCGACGGCACCGGCTTCGCGGACAACCAGGTCCCGCCGCCGAGCGAGCAGGCACGCGGCCAGTTGCTGCGTGCGATGGCGAGCGATGCCATCCGCGGTGCCCTGCAGCGGCACTTCGGGGTCAAGCTGGCCTTCCAGAACTGCCACCGCGTGGCGGTCTTCGGTCCGGGCACCGAGGCCGAGGAGCGCCACCAGCGGTTCACCTCGGTCCGGGCCCAGCTGCTGAACCAGTCGCCGGAGATGCGCGACTGTTGAGCCGTCAGCTCGGTCGGCCGCCACTTCCCTCGGTGGCGACCGACCGTCCTGACGGATCGCCGGAACCAGTGCACTGCCCGGCCGGGACCGGCCGGTGCCGCTCAGCTCAGCTGGGGCAGCACCTCGGCGCCGAGCCGGGCGATGTTCTCCAGGGTGCCCGCGTGGTCGCCCGAGCCCTCGGCGAGCAGCGCGAAGCGCCGGATCCCGGTCCGCTCGGCGGTGCTGAGCAGCCGGTCCGAGCACTGCCGCGGGGTGCCCACCGCGTGCAGGTCGCAGAGCAGTTCGGTGTACGCGTACGGATCGCGCATCTTGCGCTCCCGGCCGTCCACCGTGCGGTGCGCGCCGAGCCCGTACTCGAACCAGCCGGGCATCGCCCGCAGCAGGGTGGACCGGGCCGCCGGGGTCCGGTCGGCCACCTGCGCCACCCCGGCCGCCACGTGCTCGCGCTCCACTCGCGCCAACTGCTCCTCGCCGCGCCCGCAGGCCCGCCAGGCGCTGCGGTAGGCGGCGAGCATCAGCTGCTTGTCCTCGTCGCCCGAGTGCATCCCGAGCAGCATCGGCAGCCCGCGCCGGGCGGCCAGCTCCACGCTGGCGGGCGAGGTGCAGGCGACCACCACGGGCGGCCCGGCGGCGCTCGGGTCACCGGTCGGCGGGGCAGTGCCCGGCTCGGTGCGCTGGCGCGGGAAGCGCAGCGCCGGCTCGGCGCGCAGACCGAGCCAGTCCGCCAGCTCGGTGCCGCTCAGCCGGGCCGGCTCCACCGCCCGCGGGACCACCGCGACCTCGGGGAAGCTGAACTGCGGTCCGTCCCCGCGCACCCGGGAGCCGCGCAGGAAGCTCAGCAGCAGGTCGAGGCGCTCGGCGAAGCCCTGCTCGTAGGCGGCCACCCCGCCGCCGAAGACCGCCAGATCGATCCAGGGGCCGCCGCGTCCGACGCCCAGCGTGAACCGCCCGCCCGAGGTGAGGTGCAGCAGCGCCGCCTGCTCGCCGAGCGCGACCGGGTGCGTGGTGGAGAGCACGCTGACGGCGGTGCCGAGCTGGATCCGCCGGGTCCGGCCGAGCAGCAGCGCGGCCAGGGTGGCGGCGTTCGGGCAGACCCCGTACGGCACGAAGTGGTGCTCGGCCAGCCAGACGGCGTCCAGCCCGGCCCGTTCGGCGGCCATGGTGGCCGCCACCGTCCGCTCCAGGGCCTGGGCGTGGCGCTGGCCGGGAAACTGGGCGGAGAGCAGGAACGCGCCGACCCGGATGGTGTCCTGGGCCGCCGGATGGCTGCCGCCGCGCTCCGTGGCGGGTGCCGGGGGCAGCGCGAGCGGTCGGTCGGCCAGGGGCGCTCGGCCGCCGCGACCCGTCCGGTCGGCGCGTGGCGCGTGGTCGGCGTCAGGGCCGCGGTGGACGCCGGCGGCGGCGCTGGTCTGGGTCACGGAAAATTACCCTCCTCGGGTGCGCGCAGGCTGTGCGAGCCCCGCTCTGTCACCACGTGAGTAACCCATGTCATGTGCCATAGGCACCCGGGTCGACCGATTTCCCGGAAGAACGGGTGGATATCACCGAAAACCCGTCAGGGGCCGACCAAGGCGTGATAAAGGTCGCTGTGCACCCGAGCGCGACTCGCTGCCGACCTGGGCTCGCCGACCGTAACCTGGAGAGCGAACCGTGCCCCCACCGAGAGGTGAACATCGTGTCTCCGCGTCGCAACCGGATCAGCGGCTCCGCCGATCGGAGCGCCGAGCAGCCGGCCCCGATCGGCGGCTCGCTGCGTCGGACGGAGAGCTTCCGGGGCGAGGAGTGGGTGGTGCAGACGGTGGCCGGCACCGCCGGCCGGCACTACCGCTGCCCGGGGTGCGACCAGGAGATCCCGCCCGGGACGGGCCACGTGGTGGCCTGGCCGGACCACGGCGCCGGGGTGGAGGACCGCCGGCACTGGCACCGGGCCTGCTGGAGCGCCCGCGAGCGGCGCGGTTCCGCGATCCAGCGCGGTCGCGGGGCGCCCCGCTACTGAGCCGCGGCGCCCCGCCGCTGAGCCGCCGTCAGGCGTCCCGGCCCTTGAGCACCGCGGCGCCGCCCAGCAGCGCCGCCAGCGTCCAGGCGCCGCAGACCAGCAGGCCGCCCACCCAGCCGTAGGGCGTGTCCGCCGCCGGGAAGACCGTCAGCAGCTGCCGGCCGGCGTAGTCGGGGAAGTAGTGCGCCACGTTCTTGACCTTCGGCACGGCCGCGAGGATCGGCGAGAGCAGGAAGAAGAACGGCACCAGGATGCCCAACGCCAGCGTCTGGTTGTGCAGCATGGCGGTCACGCCGGCCGAGAAGAGGCAGAGCAGGGTCAGGTAGATCGCGGCTCCGAGGACCGCGCGCAGCACGTGCGGCGCGCCCAGCGTGGTGTGGTGGTCGCCGAGCAGCGCCTGGCCGAGGAAGAAGGTGACGAAGGCCGTCAGCAGCGAGACCAGCAGGGCCAGCACGCCCAGCACGATGGTCTTGCCGGTCAGCAGGGTGCCGCGCTGCGGCACCGCGGCCAGCGAGACCCGGATCATCCCGCTGCTGTACTCGTTGCCGATGGCCAGCACGCCGAAGACGATCATCGCGATCTCGCCGAGCATGATGCCGGAGAGGCTGGTCGCGGTGGCGTCGAACGGGGTGGTGACGCCCTTGCGGAAGTCGGCGAAGTTGTTCTTGGTGAGCAGCGAGATCAGCGCGCCGAGCGCGGCCGTCACCAGGAAGACCAGGAGCAGGGTCCAGACCGTGGAGCGGACGGTGCGGATCTTCGTCCACTCCGAGCGGAGGATCGCGGGGAAGGAGGCCATCTCAGTTCGCACCCTTCTGCTGCTTCTTGGATCTGCGTCCGGGGGCCGGCTGCCACTGCTCGCCCCAGCCGGTGCCCGGGCCCGTGGCCGGGGCGCCCGGGGCGTCGGTCGGGGTCGGGCCGTCCGGGGGCCGGCTGCTCGTGGGCAGGGCACCCGGGACACTGCCGTTGCCGGCGTGGTACTCCACCGAGTCGGCCGTCATCTGCATGAACGCCTCCTCGAGGGAGGCCCGCTGCAGGCTCAGTTCGTGCAGGGTGACGCCGTGCGCGGCGGCCAGGTCGCCGAGCTGGGCCGGGTCGCCGCCGGAGACCTCGAAGGAGCCGTCGGGGCCGGGCTCGGCGGTGATCGACTGCTGGGCCAGCGCGTCCAGCAACTGCTCGGGGTGCGGGGTGCGCAGCCGGACCAGCGAACGCGAGTTGCGCTCGATGAACTCGGCCATCGGCAGGTCGGCCAGCAGCCGGCCCCGGCCGATCACCACCAGGTGCTCGGCGGTCAGCGCCATCTCGCTCATCAGGTGGGAGGAGACGAAGACGGTCCGGCCCTCGGCGGCCAGCCGCTTCATCAGATTGCGGATCCACAGGATGCCTTCGGGGTCGAGCCCGTTGACCGGCTCGTCGAACATCAGGATCTCCGGGTCGCCGAGCAGCGCCGAGGCGATGCCCAGCCGCTGGCGCATGCCGAGCGAGAAGCCGCGGGCCCGCTTGTGCGCCACCTCGGTCAGGCCGACCAGGGCGAGCACCTCGTCCACCCGGCCGACCGGGATCCGGTTGCTCTGGGCCAGCCAGAGCAGGTGGTTGTGGGCGGTCCGCCCCGGGTGCACGGCCTGGGCCTCCAGCAGCGCGCCGATGTACTTGAGCGGCTCGCTGAGGTGGCCGTAGCCCTTGCCGTCGATGGTGACCCGGCCGCTGCTGGGGCGGTCCAGGTCGAGGATCAGCCGCATGGTCGTCGACTTGCCGGCGCCGTTGGGGCCGAGGAAGCCGGTGACGACCCCCCGGGGCACCTGAAAGGTGAGTCCGTTCACGGCGAGCTTGTCGCCGTACCGCTTGGTCAGGTCGTGCAGCTCGATCATCGGCGCTCCTGCTTCCTGATTCTCATACATCGTCAGGTTATGACAAATCAGACTTACGGGACCGGATTGTGCGGCCCTTCGGGATGCCGCCTACGGTGGGCGCCATGACCGATCTCGCTCTTCGTGACCGCGGCGCGGGCACCGCGCTGCTCCTGCTGCACGCATTCCCGCTCAACGCCGGGATGTACCGCGCCCAGCTCGATGGTGCGCTGGGCACGGCCCGGGTGCTGGCACCCGATCTGCCGGGCTTCGGGGACTCCCCGGCGCCGGTCGGCGAGCCCTCGTTGGAGCACTGGGCGGACGAGCTGGCCGGACTGCTGGACAGGGCGGGGGTGGCCACGGCGGTGGTCGGCGGGGTCTCGATGGGCGGCTACCTGGCGATGGCCTTCGCCCGCCGCCACCCGGACCGGCTGGCCGGGCTGCTGCTGGCCGACACCAAGGCGAGCGCCGACCAGCCGGCCGCGCTGGCCAACCGGGAGCGGATCGCCTCGGCCGTGCTGGCCCGGGACAGCGTGGCGCTGCTGCTGGAGGAGAAGACCGAGGCCTCGCTGCTCGGCCCGGACTCCACCGGCGAACTGACCGCCGAGGTGCGGGCGCTGATCGGCGCCGCCAGTCCGGCCGGGGTGGCCTGGGCGCAGCGCGCGATGGCGGCGCGGGCCGACTCCTTCGCGACCCTGGAGCAACTGGCGGTGCCGGCCGCGGTGGTGGTGGGGGAGCACGACGGGCTGACCCCGGTGGCGGACGCGGAGGCGATGGCGATGGCGCTGCCGGACGCCGAGCTGACGGTGATTCCGGGGGTGGGGCACCTGAGCGCGCTGGAGGCCCCGGCGGCCTTCAACGCGGCCGTGACGGCGCTGCTGCGGCGGGTCTAGCGGACCCCGGGCGGCCTGCGCCATGCAGAACGGCGCCTGACCCCTCGGTGGGGTCAGGCGCCGTTCTGGCGCTGCATCAGCGGACAGCTACCGCCTCAGCGGTGAAGCCGGGTCAGCGGGACTGCTGCGCCGGGACGCCGAGCGCGTCGTCGGTGGGCAGCGAGGCGGCGGCGACGGCCGCGCCGGTCAGCGTGGCCAGCATCTCGCGGACGTTGGTCAGCTGGGCGTTGATCGAGTCGCGGCGGTTGGTCAGCGCCGCCAGCTCGCGCTCGGATTCGCTGCGGATCCGGTCGGCCTTGGCATTGGCGTCGGCCACGATGTCCTCGGACTGGCGCTGGGCCGTCTCCACCGTCTGGCGGGCGCGGCGCTCGGCGTCGGTGCGCAGCTTCTCGGCCTCCAGGCGCAGCTGCTCGGCCCGGTGCTCGATCTCGGCCAGCCGCTTCTCGGCCTTGGCCTGACGGGCCGCCAGGTCGCGCTCGGACTGCTCGCGGCGCTTGGCCAGGTTGGTCTCGAACTCCAGCGCGGCCTGGGCGGCCTTGGTGCGGGTCTCCTCGAAGAGGGCCTCCGCCTCCTCGCGCTTGTTGACCGCGTCCTTGTTGGCCTCGGCGCGCAGCTGGGCGGAGTCGCTCTTGGCCTTGTCGACGATCCGCAGACCCTCGTCCTCGGCCTTCGCCTTGCGGTCCTTGGCGTAGTTCTCCGCCTCGGAGCGGACCTGCTGCGCGGCGGCCTCGGCCAGCTCGCGGTGCTGCTCGGCGGCGCGGTGCGCCTCCTCGCGCAGGTCCTTCGCCTCCTCCTCGGCCAGCCGCAGGATCTTCTCGACCCGTGCGCCGAGACCGGCGTAGGAGGGCTCGGCGTCCGCCACCTGGGCCTGGGCGCTCTGCGTCTCCAGGTGGAGTTCCTCGATCCGCTTCTCCAGCGCGCTGATCCGGGTCAACGCGCTGTCACGGTCGGCCACCAGCTTGGTGATCCGCTCGTCGACCTGGGCGCGCTCGTACCCACGTCGCACCAGGTCGAAGCCGTGAGGGGAGTGACTGTCGCTCATGGGGTTCTGGGCTTCCTGTCGTCAAACCGCTGATGAGGTTGAGGGAATCCTGACACGTTACCGGAGTGTCGTAGGCGAAAAGCCTAGGGCGCACGGACAATGTCCGCTCAATCGGGTGGTGTCCCTGCGGACCTGCCGCCACCCGATCGGGGGGCGCCCACTCCAGCGCCCGCCTTGGATCCCCCGTTCGAGCCCCCGTTGGCTCCCCCGCCGCGCTTGTTGCCCCCGGACGAGTCGGCCGCCTCCCGGGCCGTCGCCTGCTGCACAGGGGACGGCGCCTCGAAGGCTTCCAGCGCGGACAGGACGTCCTGCACGCGCGAGATCTCGGTGTTGATGTCCTTGCGCCGGCGCACCAGTTCGTCCAGCTCGCGCCGGCCTTCGTCGGTGACCCGCTGGGCCTCGGTCCGGGCGTTGTCCGCCACCCGGTCCGCCTCCTCCTCGGCGAGCCGCAGCTGCTCGGCCGCGGTCTCCTCGGCGGCCCGCAGCCGCTTGGCGGCCTCCGCGGCGGCGGCCTCCAGCTGCTCCTCGGCCTCGTCCTGGGCCGACTTGAGCTTCCGGTCGGCCTCGGCGGCCAGCTTCTCGGCCTTGGTGGTGGACGCGGCGAGCTTCTGCTCGGCCTCCTTGAGCAGGCCTTCGGCCTTGCGCACGGCGGCGATCCGGACCTTGCTGGCCTCCGCCGACGCCTGGGAGGTGAGCTCGGTGGCCCGCTCCTCGGCCGCCGCGACCAGTGCAGCCGCCCGGTCCTCGGCCTCGGCGACGGCGGCCACCGCCTGCTCCTCGGCTTCGGTGAGCTGCTCCTGAGCCGCCGTCACCAGCGCGTCCACCCGCTCGCCGGCCGACTTCATGGCCTGCGCGTTCTCCTTGCGGGCGCGCTCGTGCAGGGCCTCGACCTCGGCCTCGGTGCGCTCGCGCAGCTCCTCGGCGCGGTCGCGGATCGCGGTGGCGTCCCGGCGGGCCTCGGAGAGCAGCGCGTCGGCGTCGGCCCTGGCCCGCTCGACCTCGGCCTGTCCGGCCGCCTCGCCGGCCGCGACCAGTCGCTCGGCCTCCTTGCGGGCGGCGGCCACCATGGCGTCGGCCTGCTCCTCGGCGGCGGCCGTGGTGGCCAGCGCGGTGGTCTGGGCCTCCTCGCCCAGCGACTCGGCGTCGGCGAAGGCCTTCTCCAGCACCGAGGTCGCCTGGGCCCGGGTGGCGGTGTCGAACTGCTCGGCCTGCTCGCGGGTGCTCGAGTCGTAGGCGTCGGCCCGGGACCGGGTGGCGACCTCGTACTCCTCGGCCAGCGTGCGGGTGGCCGAGGCGTACTCCTCCGCCTCGGTGCGCAGCCGAGCCGCGTACTGCTCGGCCTCGGCCAGGATCGCGGCGCCGCGCTCCTCGGCCTCGGCCACCGTCTGCTGGGCCTGGGCCTGTGCCTCGGCGTGCTGCCGGTGGGCCTCCTGCTGCGCCTCGGCGAGGTGGGCCTCGGCCTCGGTGCGCAGCGCGGCGTCGTAGTCGCGGGCGTCGGCGGCGATCCGGGCGGCTTCGGCCTCGGTGTCGGCCCGCAGCTGGGCCGAGTACTGCTCGGCCTCGGCGCGCAGGCCGCTGTCGTAGGCGTCCGCCTCGGCCCGCAGCCGGTCGTGGTAGGTCTCCGCGTCGGCGGCGATCCGGGCGGCCTCGCGCTCGGCGGCCTCCCGCTCGGCCGCCGCCGCGGCGGCGGCCTGCTCGCGCAGCTCGGCGGTGTCCCGCTCGGCGAGGGAGCGCAGCTCGGCGGTCTCCTGGTCGGTGCGCTCGCGGAGCTCGTCGGTCTCGGCCTGGGCCTGCGCCCGCAGCTCGGCGACCTCGGCGTCGGTGCGTTCGCGCAACTCGCCGGTTTCGCGCTCGGCGGTGGCCCGCAGCTCGGTGACGTCCAGGTCGGTCTGCTCGCGCAGTTCGCCGGTCTCGCGCTCGGCGAGCGAGCGCAGCTCGGCGGCGGCCTGCTCGGCGCGCTCGGTCAGCTCGGCCACCTGCTGGGCGGCGCTCTCGTGCATCCCCGCCACCGACTGGCGGACGGCGGCCGCCTCGTCCTCGGCGGTGGACACCAGCTCGGTCGCCCGGGCGGTGGCAGCGGCCGTGACGCCGGCCGCCTCCAGCTTGGCCTGCTCCAGTGCCTCGGCGAGCTCGACGCGCAGCGCGGCGGCCTCCTCGGCGGCGGCGGCGCGCAGGCCGGTCGCCTCCTCGTCGGCCCGGGCCACGGTCGTCTCGGCGACGGCCTCGGCCTGCTCCAGCGCCTCGGCGGCCCGCAGCCGCAGCGCCTCGGCGGCGGCCTCGGCCTCGGCCCGCACTCGGCCGGCCTGCTCCTGGCTCTCGGCCCGCAGCCGCTGGTCGAACTCCTCGGCCTCGGCGCGCAGCCGCTCGTCGTAGGCGGTGGCCTCGGCCCGCACCCGCTGGTCGAACTCGGCGGCCTGCTCGCGCAGCTCACCGGTCTCCTGCTGGACCTGCTCGCGCAGTGCGGCGACCTCGGCGTCGGTGCGCTCGCGCAGTTCGCCGGTCTCGCGCTCGGCGGTGGCCCGCAGCTCGGTGACGTCCCGGTCGGTCTGCTCGCGCAGCCCGGTGGTCTCCTGCTGGACCTGCTCGCGCAGCGCGGTCAGCTCGGCCTCGGTGCGCTCGGTCAGCTCGGTGGCGGCCGCCTGGGCCTGCTCCTGGGCCTGCTGAGCCGCCGTCAGCCGGGCGGTGCTCTCCTCGCGCTCGCGGTGCAGCTCGGCGGCTGCCTGCTCGGCGGCCCGGCGGGCCTCCTCGCGCAGCGCGGTCGCGGTCGCGTCGGCCTCGGCCAGCAGCCGCTCGGCCTCGGCCAGGGCCTGCGCCTCGCGCTCCTCGGCGGCCTGCTGGGCCGCCGCCTGGATCGCACCGGCCTGCTCCTCGGCCTCGGCGCGCACCCGCTGGTCGTACTCGACCGCCTGCCGGCGCAGCTCGGAGGTCTCCCGCTCGGCGGCGGCCCGGTTCTCGGCGGCGGCGGCCTTGGCGGAGGCCAGCGTGTCCTTGGACTGCTGCTGGGTGGCGGTGACCAGCTTCTCGGCCTCGCCACGGGCCCGGGCCAGCGTCTGCTCGGCCCGCGCCTGCATCTGGGCGGCCTGCTCCTTGGCCTCCGTGCGCAGCCGCTCGACCTCGGCAGCCGCGCCCGCGCGCAGCTCGTCCGAGTCGGCCTTGGCCTTGGTGAGCAGTTCCTCGGCGCTCTTCGCGGATTCCTCTATCTGCGCCACGGCCTGCCGGCGCGCCTCGCCGCGCACCTTCTCGGCCTCGGCGGCCGCGCCGGTGCGCAGCTCCTCGGCCTCGGCGCGCAGCCGGGCCGCCTCGTCCTGCATGGCCTCCATCCGGGCCCGGATGCCGGCGGCGTCGTCGAGTGCGGCGTTCTGCGCCTGCTCGACGGCGGCCTGCGCCTGCTCACGCAGCCGCTCGGCCTCGGCGGCGGCCTCGGCGCGCACCCGCTCGGCCTCGGCGGCGGCCTCGGCGAGGGTGGCGTGGGCGTCCTGGGTGGCCCGGGCGAGCGACTCCTCGGCGCTCTTGGCGGCCTTGGCCAGGTGCACGGTGGCGTCCTTGGCGCCCTCGGCCCGGCCCTGCTCGCGGGCGTCGTTGCGCAGCGCTTCGGCGGCTGCCTCGGCCTGCGCCCGCAGCTCGCCGGCCTCGGCCAGCGCGGCGGCGCGCAGCTCGGCGATGGCGGCCTCGGCCTCGGACCGCAGCTGGTTGGCGACGGTCTCGCCGGCCGTGCGCAGCCGGTCGTTCTCGTCATCGGCGGCGGCCTTGGCGGCGCCGGCCTCGGCCATCGCGGTCTGTGCCCGGGTGAGCAGCTCGGCCGCGGCGGTCTTGATCCGCTCGGCCTCCTCGGTGGCCTTGGCGACCATCCGGGCGACCTCGGCCTTGGCGGTCTGCGAGCGCTGCTCGCTGGCGGCCTCGCCGTCGGCGACCCGCTGTTCGGCGGTGGCCAGCGCCTCGGCCTGCAGCTGCTCGGCAGCCCGGGTGGAGTGCAGGCGCAGCTCGGCGGCCTCCTGGCGGGCCCGCTCGGCCTCGGCCTCGGCCTCCGTGCGCAGCCGCTCGATCTCGGCCTGGGCCCGGGCGGCGGCGGCCTGGGCCTGCCGCTGGTCCTCCTCGGCGCGCAGCTTGAGTTCGGTGATCTCGGCCTGGGCGGCGGCGACCCGCTGCTCGGCGGCGGCCAGCGCCTCGGCCTGCAGCTGGGCGGCGGCGGCCTGGGCGCCGGCGAGCTGCTGCTGGGCCTCGTTGGCGGCGCTGCCACGCAGTTCCTCGGCCTGGCCCACGGTCTGCTGGGCCTGCTCGGAGGCGGCGCGCAGCAGCCGCTCGGCGTCGCTCTGGGCGCGCAGCAGGGCGGCCTCGGCGGCGGCCTGGGCCTCGCCGCGGGCGGCGTCCACGTCGGCGGCGGTCCGGGCCCGGGCCTGGTCGGCCAGCGCCTCGGCCTCGGCACGGGCGGCGGCCATCAGGCGGTCGGCCTCGGCGCGGGCCTCCTGCAGCAGGCGCTGGGCCTCCTGCTCGGTGCCGGCCCGGGTCTGCTCGGCCCAGTTGACGTTCTCGTTGACGTGCTTCTCGGCCGCGCGGCGCAGCTCGACCATTTCTTCTTCGAGCTGGCGGCGGCGGGCCTGCAGCTCGGCTTCCAGCCGGGCGGTCCGCTCGGCGGCCTCGGCCATCAGCCGCTGGGTGGCCGCCTGGGACTCGCGCAGCTGGCGCTCGGCGTCCGCGCGCAGCTGCTGGGCCTGCAGCTCCGCGGTGCGCAGCAGCTGCTCGGCCTGGCCGGAGACGGCGTCGAAAGCGCGCGGCTGAGCCAGCTGCCGACGGGATTCG contains:
- a CDS encoding LLM class flavin-dependent oxidoreductase, with product MRVGAFLLSAQFPGQRHAQALERTVAATMAAERAGLDAVWLAEHHFVPYGVCPNAATLAALLLGRTRRIQLGTAVSVLSTTHPVALGEQAALLHLTSGGRFTLGVGRGGPWIDLAVFGGGVAAYEQGFAERLDLLLSFLRGSRVRGDGPQFSFPEVAVVPRAVEPARLSGTELADWLGLRAEPALRFPRQRTEPGTAPPTGDPSAAGPPVVVACTSPASVELAARRGLPMLLGMHSGDEDKQLMLAAYRSAWRACGRGEEQLARVEREHVAAGVAQVADRTPAARSTLLRAMPGWFEYGLGAHRTVDGRERKMRDPYAYTELLCDLHAVGTPRQCSDRLLSTAERTGIRRFALLAEGSGDHAGTLENIARLGAEVLPQLS
- a CDS encoding SCO5389 family protein; the protein is MSLDVSPALLEKAERGEVDEREFVDCVRTSLPYAWDLISSLVAQMGVDGTGFADNQVPPPSEQARGQLLRAMASDAIRGALQRHFGVKLAFQNCHRVAVFGPGTEAEERHQRFTSVRAQLLNQSPEMRDC
- a CDS encoding alpha/beta fold hydrolase, whose amino-acid sequence is MTDLALRDRGAGTALLLLHAFPLNAGMYRAQLDGALGTARVLAPDLPGFGDSPAPVGEPSLEHWADELAGLLDRAGVATAVVGGVSMGGYLAMAFARRHPDRLAGLLLADTKASADQPAALANRERIASAVLARDSVALLLEEKTEASLLGPDSTGELTAEVRALIGAASPAGVAWAQRAMAARADSFATLEQLAVPAAVVVGEHDGLTPVADAEAMAMALPDAELTVIPGVGHLSALEAPAAFNAAVTALLRRV
- a CDS encoding cellulose-binding protein — encoded protein: MSDSHSPHGFDLVRRGYERAQVDERITKLVADRDSALTRISALEKRIEELHLETQSAQAQVADAEPSYAGLGARVEKILRLAEEEAKDLREEAHRAAEQHRELAEAAAQQVRSEAENYAKDRKAKAEDEGLRIVDKAKSDSAQLRAEANKDAVNKREEAEALFEETRTKAAQAALEFETNLAKRREQSERDLAARQAKAEKRLAEIEHRAEQLRLEAEKLRTDAERRARQTVETAQRQSEDIVADANAKADRIRSESERELAALTNRRDSINAQLTNVREMLATLTGAAVAAASLPTDDALGVPAQQSR
- a CDS encoding ABC transporter permease subunit; the encoded protein is MASFPAILRSEWTKIRTVRSTVWTLLLVFLVTAALGALISLLTKNNFADFRKGVTTPFDATATSLSGIMLGEIAMIVFGVLAIGNEYSSGMIRVSLAAVPQRGTLLTGKTIVLGVLALLVSLLTAFVTFFLGQALLGDHHTTLGAPHVLRAVLGAAIYLTLLCLFSAGVTAMLHNQTLALGILVPFFFLLSPILAAVPKVKNVAHYFPDYAGRQLLTVFPAADTPYGWVGGLLVCGAWTLAALLGGAAVLKGRDA
- a CDS encoding ATP/GTP-binding protein; the protein is MSPRRNRISGSADRSAEQPAPIGGSLRRTESFRGEEWVVQTVAGTAGRHYRCPGCDQEIPPGTGHVVAWPDHGAGVEDRRHWHRACWSARERRGSAIQRGRGAPRY
- a CDS encoding ABC transporter ATP-binding protein, producing the protein MIELHDLTKRYGDKLAVNGLTFQVPRGVVTGFLGPNGAGKSTTMRLILDLDRPSSGRVTIDGKGYGHLSEPLKYIGALLEAQAVHPGRTAHNHLLWLAQSNRIPVGRVDEVLALVGLTEVAHKRARGFSLGMRQRLGIASALLGDPEILMFDEPVNGLDPEGILWIRNLMKRLAAEGRTVFVSSHLMSEMALTAEHLVVIGRGRLLADLPMAEFIERNSRSLVRLRTPHPEQLLDALAQQSITAEPGPDGSFEVSGGDPAQLGDLAAAHGVTLHELSLQRASLEEAFMQMTADSVEYHAGNGSVPGALPTSSRPPDGPTPTDAPGAPATGPGTGWGEQWQPAPGRRSKKQQKGAN